DNA sequence from the Malus domestica chromosome 06, GDT2T_hap1 genome:
tggatgtgaagaatgcatttcttcatggggATCTTGAAGCAGAAGTGTACATGAAGTTGCATCCTAGTCATCCAAGAGAAAATGAACCCAACAAGGTATGCAGACTTCACAAAGCCATATATGGTCTCAAACAGTCCCCTCGAGCTTGGTATTCAAAGCTTAGTTCAGTCTTTGAAGCTGCAGGGTTCAAAAGGAGTCATGATgactcttctttgtttgttcGAAGTAGTATTGCTGGAAAATTGGTTGtgcttatatatgttgatgacctAATTATTACAGGTGACAATATAAGTGAAATCAAGACGCTTAAGCAGTTACTTCACCAAAAATTTTCCATTAAAGACTTGGGGcccttgaaatactttcttggaattgaggtggctacctcttcaaagggattgttcttgaatcaaagaaagtatgttcTCGATCTTCTAGATGAAGCTAACATGATGGAATGTAAACCATCTCGGACACCCCTATCTAGCAAACTTCAATGGCATGAAAAAGGTGAACCTCTCTCGGACCCTAGTGTTTATCAGCGAATGGTTGGGAAACTTATTTATCTCACCATTACTAAGCCTGATATCTCATATTCAGTTAGCCTAGccagtcagttcatgcactctcATACTCTAGTTCACTGGGAAATCGTCAAGAGAATACTTTGATGTCTCAAGGGCTCAGCAGGAAGGGGGATAATTATGAAGAACAATGGATCAAATCACATCTTGGCCTATACAGATGCTGACTGGGTTGGAAATGCCCTTGATCGAAAATCCACAACAGGTTTTTGCACATTTGTTGGAGGGAACCTTGTCACTTGGAAGAGTAAGAAACAAACTGTTATTGCTCGATCTAGTGCCGAAGCTGAGTATAGGGCTATGGCAGCAACAACCTGTGAACTCATATGGTTGAAAGGTCTTCTTTCTGAGCTCGGATTCAGAAGCATGGCACATATGTCCTTGTATTGTGATAACCAAGCTGCCATGCACATTGCCTCCaatccagtattccatgaaagaaccaaacatattgaagttgacTACCATTATATTCGTGCTTAAGTTCAATCCAAGGTGATAGACACTGTGTTCACACGCAGCCATGATCAACTTGTTGATTTATTCACAAAAGCACTAGACTCTACTCAGTTTCAGCGTTTGTtgtgcaagcttggatcaatcaatccccttgatccagcttgaggtGTATTGAAACCGGTTTGTATGGATGAGTTGTATGTATGAGTCATCAAcctcactttccatagcttgtcattcaccttacatcaacatTTCCAtaacttgtcattcaccttacatcaacctttcttagttgcttgtaaaagcttctttacttgtaatttcgtttttgcttttccacttgttagggcagattttagggattgtttttgtgtagttatcctacaatctattgtagctttcttttggctctctataagagttgccttcactctcttgtaacattcataatgaaatatacaacaaatattgaaaccaaaactcaacaaagAAGATCAAGAGAGTTTTTGGCCGAGGAGGTTAGTAGTCCATAAAGGAGACTGTGAGTCTCGGCCAATAATACATTGCTGGTGGCGTGGTCGAGTCCTAGGCGAAGTATGATTGCTTTAATATTAGGATTGGTTTCGATAAGATTTGAATCGATTGCTTAAGAATCAAGACTAGTTTCTGAATGAAATGTGAATTAATCATATAATAAGACTAGGTTCAGAATCCTAGTTCTAGTCGAAGAAGGTGAGACTCCACGGTGATAGAGTTTTGGTGAAAAATGATTTATGAAAGAATGAAAgataatgctaaggagactctccaACTTGAGCATCACGAAATTCATTCCTATAAATACAAAAGATCGTGCAATGAGAAATCCTTCAACCGAATACCACAAGTCAACGCTTATGCGAAACTTTTCACACCTTTTGAGAAAACTAACTCGTTCACTAACCGTCAGCACAAATTTCGACTGGATAGACAGGTTTGGGTATTTCGACTGGATAGATGGGTTTGGGTTGGCAACCGACAAAAAACGACCGACTGGATAGACAGAGTTTTCCAAAAGCAACCAGCAGAGGCGACCGGCTGAATAGATAGGGCCAGAGTTGTAGAGTCAGTTTGCCTTAAGAGTCTTGTATGTCTTGTTAGATAGGGATTCTTTCAAGTCCAACTGATTATTTATCTCCAGTCTCAGTCAACAAAGAATCTTTGATTCTTTCACCAAAAGATGTCACTTCATCAACTTTCTCAGCAAAGTGAGTTGTTACTTTCAGGTTACTTTTAGATTACTTTTAGATTTCAGCACACAAATAGTCGAACCATTATTGAACTTGACAGCAATTGGCATAACCGTGTCTTTAATTAGGTTATATAACCCaaggccgagagtgttccttcctcggcaaAAGTCGCTTAATTCAGGAGTTAGCAATGCAGTACAACAAACTCAAAGATATTCACCCGACAAAGTCCAATACTGAATTGGCATGCTTGCATCAGTAATCAAGTcatcgaatgacgtagttagctcttAGTTACTTGGGCACGCATGTCATATAGGCTGTGTAATTTTTTAAATCAgctgtatatatgtatgtatgtatgcatgtggAGTATTGGAATCCTAGTGAGTAATTCATGTAATGTAATATTATTCCCACAACAGGCGCATGATGTTGTTGTGTTACTTGcaagtagggatgggcaacggttatggcagACAGGTAACCACAGTTATTTACCATAACCGTTTAAGCTCTTAcccccataaccgtttaccataaccatacccataaccgttacCCATTTTTAAAcccatttcccttttttttacctatttaccctttttttaccTGTCTATGTGTTTtgttaacaacttgaaaattaaaaaagaaatttgtcataattttctttttctgacaattaattaccgttataggtacatttaaCATGCGTTTTCGTATTTTAATCTTTTAAGTTCGCATATACCagtccaataattgaaataataatttacaaACGATTAAATATTAACATTTTTATATATACTAACGTTTTTGGTGTAAATTAATTAGAAACTACCCTAAGTGGTATCGCGTAAGGCAAAATAAGAACCAATTGCTCATTGCAATATCGATACCTCTGCTCgacaaacacaaatatttttttcaatattcaATTACTGAAATAAATTAGAAATCGGCATGATCAACAGGCTTGTAGTATCTAACCAACCAATCCAACAACAAGCAAGTATCATGAAactcttcaacatttgagattaaCACACTCaattcaacaaaacaaaaaaaaaccccaaaatttcaaaatttcacatAAAATTCCAACTCCAATTCCAATTAGCTTTAAATTATAAAGATTAAAGAAACTGGAAGACATTAAACCTGCTAGGATTGGGGATCAACAAAATAAACCGGTATTTTGTTGATGGTCAGTTACGTGCCATATGTCGCGAAATCAGCTAAGAAATATACGTATTTTGACCGATTTAAATCAggtattttgttattttagaaTTTGATTAGTAATAATAAACTCCACCGATTTATCTCGATTTGGAATACTTAAAATTTACTTTACATACattaaaataaatgattaaatggGTATCATTTATAACTACATGTAATACTCATAACCATCTATTTAAATTTCGCAGATAAACGGttatatccataaccgtttatttgttTAAACGGTTATCTATAAGCATAATCATGATTTTTAAATGGACGGAAAACCGTGGTTATCCATACCCGTGGTATTTTACCCATCCCTACTTGCAAGTGGCAGAAGTACACACGAGCTATGGTATCAAATTTTTATGGACGTTAGATACAAAGAACATGGATTAGGGAATATTGATAAATTTGTACGGCTAGAGGCGGGGGGCTAATTTGTTGCAGGTGATTATATGATGCATAGGTGCACACACACCCATATAGGTATCACTATCGTATACATGATGGCATCATATCTCTTAATTTACTGGTAATGGAATCTAAGAAAGTGAAACTTCTTAGACTACACCAGAAACATGGCCTCTTGTTTGGTGGTTGCCTGCCGGGCCCCGAAAAATAATTGGGACCCATCTCAAATACTCAACCATAATTTTCACCACCTCTGGTCCTCAACCTCACCTCCCTTATCTTCTATTTATGGATTAATTATAGTGAAAGCAACGAGTcctaattatagaaaattaatTTAGTAATAATTATTCATACACATGAGCTAGCTACTTTTGAGTaaaatgatatatttacattaTGAGATATGAAACTTGGATTAAAAAATGTAATCGGCCGGTTGTAATAATTTGGTATTAAACTCAACATCAAATTAGAGTGGAACATAAAATATTTTaactgaaaatatgattttagcCATTTcaactcaattttcttcatataaAACCCTACATAACTTTTTTACTCAAAGAAAGCCCAATAACTAGGAtccacataagcaaattcattaatttcatattacttcacacattttacatttttcacatgcctaaaatacccctattacACATTTGATGCAGACAATTAATTGTAAGGAGAGAGTAAATGATTttgcaacaagaaaaaaaagacattaatgttaaaaatatattgcatattaattttttagaaaggCTTTGAATTTTCATAAAACTATTCGATTCAGTTTTTTTCACCCTACTCTTGAATACTTTTGAATTTAtccttttttattaatatattagaaCATTGTATTTCATTATCTACATGcacattaatttacctacaacaattataccatgggtgtaatataatatctcttttttacaatgatgcaaaataatgtttataccaacaacaaaacgtgcctaacatatgtactaatacatggaaaataatttacctatattaagAAGAAATGTAGTTCGATGCATAGTATTAAAAATACTATGTTACACCCATGTTTATACAACAATAAAACGTGCCTAACATATCTAAcaatacatggaaaataatttacctacaagttagATAAATATTATTTGGTTGGGTGtagtataaatttttttaataattggaaaaattaaatataactaggtgtagtgtaatttttttatatataattagaacaaattaatttacctacctacTATTTGAAATGTTCATTTCTAATGATGCAAAATGTTCATTACCTAACtacaaattaatttccaataatttacctacaacaattaTAACATGGGTGTAATGTAATATCTTTCTTTACAATGATACAAAATATTGTATGTACCAACAACAAAACGTGCCTAACATAAGTACTTgtacatggaaaataatttacctataacaaaagaaatgcagtttgatgtataaaatcaacaatattatgttccactcatgtttatacaacaacaacaaaacgtgtctaacatatataacaatacatagaaaataatttacctacaagttagaggaatgttatttgatccaaaatatataatataggtgtagtattttttttttaaataattggaaCAAATTGATTTACCTACCAATTAATATGGCTAAAATTGCTACAAAatatatcataaaaaaaaaaaaaaaactacttttcTAGTTTGACATGGATACGGTTAATGCAAacactttttacattttatttcactttttctaGTACTTTTAATTTGGCATAAATTTAGGAATTTGGAAAAAGGACCATAAAGTATGAGTGACATGAGTGTAAATAAATTGTGTTAATAGGTCAATAGTGTTCCCATATATttgcaaattttaaatttgggctTAAACTGAATCTTTAAAGATAGATAAGTTTTTATCTCGAAATAATGAGTTGTAAGGTTCAAAATCTAAAGCACCCATATTTTAATTACAGGAAAGTGATACTACTAAATTGTAGTGTCAAATGACAGCTAACTAGCCCTctgaatttaatatatttatgtttGTATGTCCGATAAAGTGGAAAGGACGAGAgagatgagttttgttttgataggcttaatatatatatgatttagGTTGATTTGTTAATATATGGATTAGTATATACAAATAACTAATAGTTTAATCCAGGAGGAAAGTAGTGATTAGATTCGGGATCGGAACACCATGGGCAAGATGATTGCAAAGACATTCTCCTTGCGAGGCTGCATGTGTTAAGAATCTCAATCCCATCATCCCCCATTCCTTCTACACAATAACAATTAGGCAatgttattaatttatttatacatGAGCAGCTGTGCTTTATTTGTTCATCATTACTCTGTCTATATATTATAATACATTATGCATCACATATACACATCCTAATTTTCCTCTCACCCTCTCTCCAAGAAAACATTTGTCTCCAACATACCGAGATTATCTAAACGATGACAATTGGGTTGAGGTGGGGTTGAAACCAAGTGGCTGCAGACTCCTATTCTATTTCTACCAGGTTGGCCCAGttccaagaaaaaaataaaataaaatgcatcACAAGCCTATCTATCAAGAATTTATACAATTATATAAGACAAATAAACCCTCTATTTGGTTTCTtatcaaataattaaaccatgCATGTAGACATGAATTAATTAACTGTAGaattattgaattgaattggTTGTGACAaaaaatttagggtttagggggtGCGGCACAGACAGAGGCAGTAAACTGGTATCATCTAGTAATATTCAATTGAACCGATTTATTTATAAAGTTAACCCGATTATATGAACATTCCTTGGAGAATAAGGGTTCTAAATTAGAacatttaattacaatatttgtgGAATCCTAACTAGAtttagatttgatttgataaaatTGTTTAATGAAGCCAACCTTAATATATGGCCATGCATATTTAAAATGGGGCAAAGTTGAAGCACATATATACTTGTTGCTACGTGACTGTATTTAATTTCAGTCAAAAATAAATCTATCAGATTAGATCATATACGGATATGGGTGACGGTATGAATGTTGGGTGAATAATGGTATCTGTGTTGTCTAATAATTTCATGATGGGTGGGCAGAGGCAATGGGACCTCCTTTCACACTGTTTCCCGATGCCCTTGTCCCTTATGTATTTGTTTGTAGTATAAGGCTCCCTCCTCCAGATGACCAAGCTGACAATAATAATATACCCGACCAATATTATAACCGTGATCTTTCAATATTTATACACTAGAAGTATTATTGTATAACATTACAAGTTGATATggttgtggtgtgtgtgtgtgtgtgtatctgtTATGTTTGTAAGTTTATTACTAATTCCCTTGTTGTTATATGAGAAAAAAATGTGGCAGGTAACAAACAGGTGCAAATATGATCATTAGGTCAGTTCGTTTAGAGTCCTTTTATACTCAGAATTCGACTCTCCCTCGTTGAGGATTAATAGTTTAGTTTAGAATATCATTTTGTTAACAAAAACTTAAATCATGCAATTAATTAAGTTTGGTTGCAATATTCGGGTGTACACATGTATAGGGCACATGTTTCCGTATATATGCTGATTCCACAAGCATTACTAATCTGAAATTCTGGTGTTTGCCATCCCCTTTCCagctaagctctctctccccaCGGTTCTTGGCATCAGATTTTTTGGGTTGGGTCACTACACCCTAAACTTCAATTGTACACCGGCAAAGTATCTTTAGTTCAATGCATTCCCCTTTGCTATATACTCTCGCAAACACTGAGAAATATATTCGTTGCATATAGATTTAAATAGATAAGCATAAAGCATGCATGGCTGTAATTCAAAAGTAAAGGTCAGTTGTTGTAGACGTTATTTACCATATAGAAGATAAGGATGCGATGAGAGAGAGATAACACATTATTATTTCACTTTTAAGGTTTTGAGATCACGCTCCATCCTTTGATTAAAAAGCTTTTGATACTTAAATTAAGCAAACAGATCGAACTAAGGATTTCATCTGCACGTGCAACTGCACCTTCAGTTACCGACACCAAAAATTTCTGTGTATTACTATAAGACTATCATGCCAGCCCGGCAGGGCAACCCCGCAGCTTTTTACACCATCGTTTGAAACTTATTCATTTTAGAAAGCTGAAAGTAAAAAGATACGGTTACTCCTCCGTATATAACATCATTTCATCACGTTACTCAACATATAATATTTAATATGTTACAAATATGTAGGGGTTAGGGTCATGAAATGGTTCTCTAGCAATGAGACTCAGACAAAAATCTAGGTGCAACCGAGTTTGTATCTCTTTTATTATGTGTTTCTATCGCACAGTTTATTCCCCTCGTTTATAGAATTAGTAAGAGTAAGCATCACTGTTTTGCAACGCATAGATCCATCAGTC
Encoded proteins:
- the LOC139196954 gene encoding uncharacterized mitochondrial protein AtMg00810-like, which encodes MTTRHGMWWIFQIARRSWEVGGYIRPNSTPMEALKDTRHVNNAWPLFQMDVKNAFLHGDLEAEVYMKLHPSHPRENEPNKVCRLHKAIYGLKQSPRAWYSKLSSVFEAAGFKRSHDDSSLFVRSSIAGKLVVLIYVDDLIITGDNISEIKTLKQLLHQKFSIKDLGPLKYFLGIEVATSSKGLFLNQRKYVLDLLDEANMMECKPSRTPLSSKLQWHEKGEPLSDPSVYQRMVGKLIYLTITKPDISYSGSAGRGIIMKNNGSNHILAYTDADWVGNALDRKSTTGFCTFVGGNLVTWKSKKQTVIARSSAEAEYRAMAATTCELIWLKGLLSELGFRSMAHMSLYCDNQAAMHIASNPVFHERTKHIEVDYHYIRA